In a genomic window of Cytobacillus sp. FSL H8-0458:
- a CDS encoding MFS transporter, with the protein MIRKIQLPLQTLNLVAGFMVWVLISSLMPFIKEDINIPADKLALVTAVPVILGSLLRIPLGYYANQFGARVIFMLSFILLLFPVYYISIADSITDLLIGGLFLGLGGAVFSVGVTSLPKYYPKERHGFVNGIYGAGNLGTAITAFAAPVVATKFGWSLTVQIYLVLLGIFIAANFFLGDKKEVKVQTPLLEQIKGVYKNEKLWLLSLFYFITFGSFVAFTIYLPNFLVAHFELDKVDAGLRTAGFIVLATAMRPIGGWLADRFHSLILLMFVFGVYTISAVILSLSPSITWYTFGCLSIALSAGIGNGVIFKLVPMYFQKQAGIVNGIVSAMGGLGGFFPPLILTLLFNITGHYAIGFMALSQVALASLILVVWMYFQGRMEIASQVIDHTIEGILVTDKNGKIISVNPAFTEITGYKEEEVVGKNPSVLKSGRQSKGFYQDLWTSIEKNGFWQGEIWNSRKDGEEYLQWLTISAIKNDAGDVVQYAGMFSDISSHRVKKA; encoded by the coding sequence ATGATAAGAAAAATACAGCTTCCATTGCAGACGTTAAACTTAGTGGCCGGGTTTATGGTTTGGGTGCTGATATCCTCTCTTATGCCATTTATAAAGGAAGATATCAATATACCTGCCGATAAGCTTGCTCTTGTAACAGCTGTTCCGGTCATCCTCGGATCGCTGCTCCGCATACCTCTGGGATATTATGCTAATCAGTTTGGCGCAAGAGTAATCTTTATGCTGAGTTTTATTCTTCTATTATTTCCAGTCTATTATATCAGCATAGCAGATTCGATTACTGATTTGCTTATCGGGGGATTATTCCTCGGCCTTGGAGGAGCGGTATTCTCTGTTGGTGTTACTTCTCTTCCGAAGTATTACCCAAAGGAGCGCCATGGGTTTGTTAATGGCATTTACGGGGCAGGGAATCTTGGAACAGCCATCACTGCCTTTGCAGCACCAGTTGTTGCCACAAAATTTGGATGGTCCCTAACTGTACAGATTTACCTTGTTCTGCTGGGGATTTTCATTGCGGCTAACTTCTTCCTGGGAGATAAAAAAGAAGTTAAGGTACAGACTCCGCTTCTTGAGCAAATAAAAGGGGTCTACAAAAATGAAAAACTATGGCTATTGAGTTTATTCTATTTTATTACCTTCGGTTCATTTGTGGCATTTACTATTTATCTGCCAAACTTCCTTGTCGCTCATTTTGAACTTGATAAAGTTGATGCGGGCTTAAGAACTGCAGGTTTCATTGTTCTTGCAACTGCCATGAGGCCAATAGGCGGATGGCTGGCTGACCGCTTTCACTCTTTAATTTTGCTGATGTTTGTTTTTGGAGTCTACACTATTTCAGCGGTGATCCTATCTCTATCCCCGTCTATTACATGGTATACATTCGGATGCTTAAGCATTGCTCTATCAGCAGGAATTGGAAACGGCGTTATCTTTAAGCTTGTGCCTATGTACTTCCAGAAGCAGGCCGGCATCGTAAACGGAATTGTGTCTGCGATGGGCGGTCTGGGAGGATTTTTCCCTCCGCTGATTTTGACTCTTTTATTTAACATTACTGGTCATTACGCGATTGGTTTTATGGCATTGTCTCAAGTGGCGCTCGCCAGCCTGATTCTCGTTGTATGGATGTACTTCCAGGGAAGAATGGAAATTGCGAGCCAGGTGATTGATCATACAATCGAAGGCATTCTGGTTACGGATAAGAATGGAAAAATAATCTCTGTAAACCCTGCCTTCACAGAAATCACCGGATATAAGGAAGAGGAAGTAGTCGGAAAAAACCCAAGTGTACTTAAATCAGGGAGGCAGTCTAAAGGCTTCTACCAGGACTTGTGGACTTCAATCGAAAAGAATGGATTCTGGCAAGGGGAAATATGGAATTCCCGTAAGGATGGGGAAGAATATCTCCAGTGGCTAACCATAAGTGCAATAAAAAATGATGCAGGTGATGTAGTCCAATATGCAGGCATGTTCAGTGATATTTCCAGCCATCGGGTAAAAAAAGCTTAA
- a CDS encoding sensor histidine kinase: protein METQPAKKNISSYIIQSQEDEIKRIALELHEGVGQTLYSLYTGMQFIQTAVDQPEVKGYLGDMAQMMEKTIQEIRLLAVELHPPALGTLGLLPALKSYLKLYTSTYGIIVDLQNEGTEVQIREQERITLFRVCQEALANIARYADTMSAGIILRWEPGKLSITIQDKGKGFDVDAAMKNSAGIAAMMERMLLINGRCVISSKIGEGTSIDITLPLY, encoded by the coding sequence ATGGAAACCCAGCCAGCAAAGAAAAATATCAGTTCATATATTATTCAATCTCAGGAAGATGAGATCAAGCGTATCGCTCTGGAGCTTCACGAAGGGGTAGGGCAGACGCTTTACAGCTTATATACAGGCATGCAGTTCATTCAGACAGCTGTCGATCAGCCTGAGGTGAAGGGCTATTTAGGGGATATGGCTCAAATGATGGAAAAAACGATTCAGGAAATCAGGCTTCTGGCTGTGGAATTGCATCCCCCTGCTTTAGGAACCCTCGGTCTGCTGCCGGCCCTGAAAAGTTATCTGAAATTATATACTTCCACCTATGGAATCATCGTTGATCTTCAAAATGAGGGAACGGAAGTGCAAATCAGGGAACAGGAAAGGATTACTCTGTTCCGTGTTTGCCAGGAAGCCCTGGCTAACATAGCAAGGTATGCTGACACAATGAGTGCAGGCATTATTCTTCGGTGGGAACCGGGAAAGCTTTCGATCACTATTCAAGATAAGGGGAAGGGCTTTGATGTAGATGCCGCGATGAAAAATTCAGCCGGCATTGCTGCCATGATGGAGAGAATGCTGTTAATCAACGGCAGATGCGTAATCAGCTCAAAAATCGGTGAAGGGACTTCAATAGATATCACCCTTCCGTTATACTAA
- a CDS encoding response regulator: protein MINILLCDDHAVVRMGLKMLLNNHDDMQVVGEASEGNEGIQQALELKPDVVVMDLSMPHGKDGMSATSELKKLMPEIAILILTMHDDEEYLFRAIQAGASGCILKSAPHDELLAAIRSVASGNAYLHPSATKRLMEEYIGSVKQGNTDTFNLLSDREKEVLTLIAKGFSNKEIAEQLVISVKTVETHKGNLMEKLQMKTRPELVAYALKKGLLGYGI, encoded by the coding sequence TTGATCAATATTTTACTTTGCGACGACCACGCGGTGGTCAGGATGGGTTTGAAAATGCTTTTAAATAACCATGATGACATGCAAGTGGTTGGTGAAGCTTCTGAAGGCAATGAGGGGATTCAGCAGGCCCTGGAATTAAAGCCTGATGTGGTTGTCATGGATTTAAGCATGCCCCATGGGAAAGATGGCATGTCGGCAACCTCAGAATTAAAAAAACTAATGCCTGAAATAGCGATCCTTATTTTAACCATGCATGATGATGAGGAATACTTATTCAGGGCGATTCAAGCGGGCGCTTCCGGGTGTATTTTAAAGAGTGCACCTCATGATGAACTGCTCGCAGCAATCCGGTCTGTTGCAAGCGGGAATGCGTATTTGCATCCTTCTGCAACCAAAAGGCTTATGGAAGAATATATCGGAAGTGTGAAGCAGGGGAACACCGATACATTCAACCTTCTTTCCGACAGGGAGAAAGAAGTTCTTACATTAATAGCCAAAGGGTTTTCCAATAAGGAAATTGCTGAACAGCTTGTGATCAGTGTCAAGACAGTTGAAACACATAAAGGAAATTTAATGGAAAAGCTTCAGATGAAAACCCGGCCTGAGCTCGTTGCTTACGCCTTAAAGAAAGGGCTGCTTGGCTATGGAATATAA
- a CDS encoding GAF domain-containing protein, translated as MEYKGCSPGESVQIDQACEKVLTELECDFVGLALQNTDGPDVKWHYAAGNSNEKYKRITVRYGKGIAGKVISTGRPMYADNFPENIAGKALEYPIMLAEGLKHAYAVPIHFNGIPKGVLLIGNRSAHPINESMQSSARDAARTLEKKLNG; from the coding sequence ATGGAATATAAGGGGTGCAGTCCTGGCGAAAGCGTCCAAATTGATCAGGCTTGTGAGAAGGTGCTGACAGAGCTTGAATGTGATTTTGTTGGATTGGCACTGCAAAATACTGATGGCCCGGATGTGAAATGGCATTATGCCGCAGGAAACAGCAACGAGAAATATAAGCGGATAACAGTAAGGTACGGCAAAGGCATTGCAGGGAAAGTGATTTCAACCGGAAGGCCGATGTATGCGGACAACTTCCCCGAAAATATTGCCGGCAAAGCATTGGAATACCCGATTATGCTTGCTGAAGGCCTGAAGCATGCATATGCTGTTCCCATTCATTTTAATGGTATCCCCAAGGGGGTCCTCCTGATCGGGAACCGGTCGGCTCATCCTATAAATGAAAGCATGCAAAGTTCAGCAAGGGATGCAGCCAGGACACTTGAAAAAAAGCTGAATGGTTAA